From the genome of Virgibacillus siamensis, one region includes:
- the nhaC gene encoding Na+/H+ antiporter NhaC, whose product MFPISPKHNPSLTESIIFFIVTISLISYFLIGLGTSPHIPILIAVFLLVLYGLIKGISFKDLEEGMTAGAKSGMGAIFLFLLIGVLISSWMISGTIPALINTGFSLIGGTWFYAIVFAVTSLAGVSLGSSLTTTATIGVAFIGMAGAMDASMAITAGAIVSGAFFGDKMSPLSDTTNLASTIVKVDLFDHIKHMSLTTIPAFIISFILFCILSPDESASIQNLASYQTALAETGLIHWTSWIPLIVLVVMTFFKVPAFISLAITSLVATLLAGVTSGLSWSGIWSIWFNGYTASTDFEPVNSLLTKGGINSMLFTISLVILALGFGGLLFVTGIVPAMLSALQEKLHSIRAIIISTAFTAIGVNVLIGEQYLSIMLTGETYKGMYKDARLPNKVLSRTLEDAGTVINPLVPWSVCGVFIADVLGVPVLTYLPFAFFCLLSPIITIIFGGKALR is encoded by the coding sequence ATGTTTCCAATCAGCCCAAAACATAATCCATCATTAACGGAATCTATTATATTTTTTATTGTTACAATCAGCCTTATCAGTTATTTTCTAATTGGCCTGGGAACTTCCCCGCACATTCCAATTCTGATAGCAGTATTCTTGCTGGTGCTGTACGGATTAATCAAAGGTATTTCTTTTAAAGATTTGGAGGAAGGAATGACTGCCGGCGCAAAATCCGGTATGGGTGCAATCTTTCTTTTTTTGCTGATTGGTGTACTTATCAGCAGCTGGATGATCAGTGGTACCATTCCTGCATTAATTAATACTGGATTTTCACTCATAGGCGGTACTTGGTTTTATGCAATTGTTTTTGCAGTTACTTCCCTTGCAGGTGTTTCGCTTGGCAGTTCATTAACAACTACTGCAACAATTGGTGTAGCGTTTATCGGTATGGCTGGAGCGATGGATGCTTCGATGGCTATAACAGCTGGTGCAATCGTATCCGGGGCTTTCTTTGGTGATAAAATGTCTCCGTTATCTGATACGACTAATCTGGCATCCACCATTGTCAAGGTTGATCTATTTGACCATATCAAACATATGAGCCTGACAACAATACCAGCGTTCATCATTTCGTTTATTTTGTTTTGTATTTTATCACCGGATGAATCAGCTTCCATTCAAAACCTTGCATCATACCAAACCGCACTGGCAGAAACCGGACTGATTCACTGGACATCATGGATTCCACTTATCGTTCTTGTAGTGATGACATTTTTTAAAGTTCCAGCATTTATTTCGCTGGCAATTACCAGTTTAGTTGCAACATTACTCGCTGGTGTCACAAGCGGGCTATCCTGGTCCGGCATCTGGTCCATCTGGTTTAATGGATATACGGCTTCAACCGATTTTGAACCCGTCAACAGCCTGCTGACAAAAGGTGGTATTAATAGTATGCTGTTCACCATTTCATTGGTTATTTTAGCATTGGGATTCGGCGGTCTGCTTTTCGTAACCGGCATTGTCCCTGCGATGTTGTCCGCGCTTCAGGAAAAACTGCACAGTATTCGGGCAATTATTATATCAACTGCATTTACAGCAATTGGTGTGAATGTGTTAATCGGGGAGCAATACCTTTCCATCATGTTAACAGGGGAAACATATAAAGGCATGTATAAAGATGCCAGACTGCCAAACAAAGTCCTCTCCAGAACACTTGAGGATGCCGGGACTGTCATAAATCCACTTGTTCCTTGGAGTGTTTGCGGTGTATTTATTGCAGATGTTCTTGGCGTACCAGTGCTCACATATTTGCCATTCGCCTTTTTCTGTCTGCTAAGTCCGATTATAACGATTATCTTTGGCGGCAAGGCACTGCGATAA
- a CDS encoding AzlC family ABC transporter permease, with protein sequence MTLHTAEKNPPSSKYMIRKGAAVGFPIMLGYMPIAITYGVLAKQAGMTLTELTMMSVLVFAGASQFMGANMIAVGAGAVEIIVATFVLNFRHFVMSLSFMNRLRGIGLKWKVPLSLGLTDETFAVSALHPNEAKLEKGPLFYGSLILTAYFSWIFGSFLGGVLGEIIPEQLSQSMGIALYAMFIGLLVPSVKKEWRIGLIAVIAMLINTIFSQFMSDGWAIVFGTVLGGLSGVFLLKEEQS encoded by the coding sequence ATGACCTTACATACAGCAGAAAAAAATCCACCATCTTCTAAATACATGATCCGAAAAGGTGCTGCAGTCGGGTTCCCGATTATGCTGGGGTATATGCCGATTGCGATTACCTATGGTGTTCTTGCAAAACAAGCGGGGATGACATTGACGGAATTGACGATGATGAGTGTACTTGTGTTTGCCGGGGCAAGTCAATTTATGGGGGCAAATATGATCGCTGTCGGAGCAGGTGCTGTTGAAATTATTGTAGCAACATTTGTGCTTAATTTCCGTCATTTTGTGATGAGTCTTTCCTTTATGAACCGGCTAAGGGGTATTGGACTAAAGTGGAAAGTTCCTTTATCATTGGGATTGACTGATGAAACGTTTGCAGTATCCGCTTTGCACCCGAATGAAGCAAAATTGGAAAAAGGTCCGCTTTTTTACGGATCGCTTATTTTAACGGCTTATTTCTCCTGGATTTTCGGATCGTTCCTTGGCGGGGTTCTTGGCGAAATTATTCCGGAACAACTGAGTCAAAGCATGGGAATTGCTTTATATGCCATGTTTATCGGTCTTCTTGTGCCATCCGTGAAAAAAGAGTGGCGAATCGGCTTGATTGCGGTTATTGCCATGCTCATTAATACCATCTTTAGTCAGTTTATGAGCGATGGGTGGGCCATTGTGTTTGGAACAGTATTAGGTGGTCTGAGCGGGGTTTTTCTGTTGAAGGAGGAACAGTCATGA
- a CDS encoding AzlD domain-containing protein has translation MIIAIIIGMALVTMIPRAVPAFIVDKLQFHDWVNRWLNAIPFAALGALIFPGILYVKPEHPHIGLLGGLVAAVLAYFGLNVVLAVTGAIATVFLFTM, from the coding sequence ATGATTATCGCGATTATTATTGGAATGGCACTTGTTACTATGATACCGAGAGCAGTCCCTGCGTTTATTGTCGACAAATTGCAGTTTCATGATTGGGTAAATCGCTGGCTGAATGCAATTCCATTCGCAGCTTTGGGGGCATTGATTTTCCCCGGGATATTATACGTGAAACCGGAGCATCCGCATATAGGTCTGCTTGGCGGACTGGTTGCAGCGGTCTTGGCGTATTTTGGATTAAATGTAGTATTAGCGGTAACGGGAGCGATTGCGACTGTATTTCTTTTTACTATGTAA
- a CDS encoding GNAT family N-acetyltransferase, with product MFKVRKASYEDATAIADIHVSSWKSTYTDLLDEKDLSNITYENRRALWETVLRMQKKEQLTFVIHNEEKIVGFISGGPERTKRFNYDGEIYTIYLLDEFQKLGLGTRLLKVFSEGMKEIGYQSILVWILTQNPSSRFYERYQAQPVGEEVSTIGEGTYQETAYGWDNIDQLLKNLP from the coding sequence ATGTTTAAAGTTCGGAAAGCGAGTTATGAGGATGCAACGGCCATTGCAGATATCCATGTAAGCAGTTGGAAGAGTACGTACACGGATTTGCTGGATGAAAAAGATTTATCAAATATTACATATGAAAACCGCCGGGCACTTTGGGAAACCGTTTTACGAATGCAAAAAAAGGAACAACTAACGTTTGTTATTCATAATGAAGAAAAAATTGTGGGATTTATATCCGGCGGTCCGGAACGCACGAAACGTTTTAATTATGACGGTGAGATTTATACGATTTATCTGCTGGATGAATTTCAGAAGCTTGGACTTGGAACGAGGCTGTTGAAGGTTTTCAGCGAGGGTATGAAAGAAATCGGCTATCAATCCATACTTGTCTGGATTTTGACACAGAATCCTTCCAGCCGATTTTATGAACGATACCAAGCCCAGCCTGTCGGGGAAGAAGTATCGACTATCGGTGAAGGAACCTATCAGGAAACTGCCTATGGCTGGGATAATATTGATCAATTACTGAAAAATCTGCCCTGA